In Thalassotalea sp. Sam97, a single window of DNA contains:
- a CDS encoding GIY-YIG nuclease family protein yields the protein MKQPAIYIISNESNTVIYVGVTSNLLQRTFQHKQKLTEGFSKRYNLNKLVYLELYDDMNSAIYREKRLKRWQRSWKERLIKKVNPEWNDLYQEL from the coding sequence ATGAAACAACCAGCCATATACATTATTTCAAACGAATCCAATACTGTTATCTATGTTGGTGTTACTAGCAATCTACTTCAACGAACATTTCAACATAAACAGAAACTTACTGAGGGCTTTAGCAAACGATACAATCTAAATAAATTGGTTTATTTGGAACTGTATGATGATATGAACAGTGCTATTTATCGAGAGAAAAGGTTGAAACGGTGGCAAAGGTCCTGGAAAGAAAGACTTATTAAAAAAGTAAATCCTGAGTGGAATGATTTATATCAGGAACTATAG